A part of Synchiropus splendidus isolate RoL2022-P1 chromosome 19, RoL_Sspl_1.0, whole genome shotgun sequence genomic DNA contains:
- the kcnh6a gene encoding potassium voltage-gated channel subfamily H member 6a, translating to MPVRRGHVALQNTYLDTIIRKFDEQNRKFLIANAQMKNCGIIYCNEGFCQMFGFTRAEIMQQSGTCQFLAGPGTMKSALTQLAQALMGSEERKVEILYYAKEGTCRPCLVDVVPVKNEEGSVIMFILDFQELVDPTVKKSGLKQRVTQGWIYCQNRRLKMRLPVLRSLRRPSLSKDQFEGVVVDYLQPNSEDVPLKEFRIPSKESCMQSETEALIEQDRDPPSPAAQQGKRRSLLTDRLDPSISFPRGPLPRSCSRESVRSLRRASSLDDIDGMRAEWSSHPGDTRNCSNLKPNALNSTSDSDLMRHRTVSRIPQVTLNFASDRMRPPSPTEIEIIAPSKIKDRTQNVTEKVTHVTQVLSLGADVLPEYKLQAPRIHRWTILHYSPFKAVWDWVILLLVIYTAVFTPYSAAFLLNEVEDDRRTCGYTCNPLNVVDLVVDIMFIVDIIINFRTTYVNHNDEVVSHPGRIAQHYFKGWFLIDIVAAIPFDLLIFRSESEEPQTTTLIGLLKTARLLRLVRVARKLDRYSEYGAAILFLLMCTFALIAHWLACIWYAIGNVERTSTARIGAMKIGWLDNLAEQIGKQYNDTDLTSGPSIKDKYVTALYFTFSSLTSVGFGNVSPNTNPEKIFSICVMLIGSLMYASIFGNVSAIIQRLYSGTARYHTQMLRVKEFIRFHQIPGGLRQRLEEYFQHAWSYTNGIDMNAVLKGFPECLQADICLHLNRTLLQNCKAFRGANKGCLRALAMRFRTTHAPPGDTLVHSGDILTALYFISRGSIEILRDDVVVAILGKNDIFGESFSLYGRPGKSSADVRALTYCDLHKILRDDLLEVLDMYPDFAEKFWSNLEVTFSLRDADKTNHQDPGRDSDCGYRPSRRRRSSLRRRNRPDGMDDEDSYPDQPCKTETHPRGSHWDDLCSSGSVCSQSSDEDMRLMENSRAELYPLGGDSRDYPPAVVNLLPHSSGPSAGMGPPVDLGGPPYSAAAPVSMSGLYGYWPDHRSSQFSDNQRCSSSVRPGFHHPPCIEDRPSELESRLELLQSQLNRLETRMTADINVILQLLQRQLTPVPPAYSAVSPSPHPPHPATLYNTGGAAIHSVPPVQIDSPPPLLQSPGSDFKHKSKESMSSGIHLTAASDDTMSLSPESDPPRLPTVNLVPPPQVSGTEENLGLMNGSQRFPSLPENLECSAGVLEIQRHVSDPVLPGS from the exons ATGCCGGTGAGACGCGGTCACGTCGCTCTTCAGAACACCTACCTGGACACCATCATCAGGAAATTCGACGAGCAAA ATCGCAAGTTCCTCATCGCCAATGCCCAGATGAAGAACTGCGGCATCATCTACTGCAACGAGGGCTTCTGCCAGATGTTCGGCTTCACCAGAGCCGAGATCATGCAGCAGTCGGGCACCTGCCAGTTCCTGGCTGGACCTGGAACCATGAAAAGTGCCCTTACTCAGCTGGCCCAGGCCCTCATGGGTTCTGAGGAGCGCAAGGTGGAGATCCTCTACTACGCCAAGGAAG GCACATGCCGCCCGTGCCTGGTGGACGTGGTGCCGGTGAAAAACGAGGAAGGCTCTGTCATCATGTTCATCCTGGACTTCCAGGAGTTGGTCGATCCAACAGTGAAGAAGTCTGGGCTGAAGCAGAGGGTCACCCAGGGGTGGATTTACT GTCAGAATCGAAGGCTAAAAATGCGGCTGCCAGTGCTCCGGTCGCTACGAAGACCGTCTCTCTCCAAAGATCAGTTTGAAGGTGTGGTGGTGGACTACCTGCAG CCAAACAGCGAGGATGTGCCGCTGAAAGAATTCCGTATTCCATCCAAGGAGAGCTGTATGCAGTCTGAGACCGAAGCCCTGATAGAGCAGGACCGCGACCCGCCATCCCCGGCGGCCCAACAAGGGAAGCGGCGATCTCTGCTGACTGACCGCTTGGACCCCAGCATCTCCTTCCCCAGAGGGCCGCTCCCTCGCAGCTGCTCGAGGGAAAGCGTCCGCAGCCTCCGCCGCGCCTCCTCATTGGATGACATTGACGGAATGAGAGCTGAGTGGAGCAGTCACCCCGGAGACACCCGAAACTGCAGCA ATCTGAAACCCAACGCTCTGAACTCAACCTCCGACTCTGATCTGATGAGACACAGAACCGTCAGCCGCATCCCACAGGTGACCCTCAACTTCGCCTCAGACCGGATGAGACCCCCTTCTCCCACCGAGATCGAAATCATCGCTCCCAGTAAGATCAAAGACCGGACCCAGAAcgtcacagagaaggtcacCCATGTCACGCAG GTGCTGTCTCTTGGTGCTGATGTTCTGCCGGAGTACAAGCTCCAGGCGCCACGTATCCACAGATGGACCATCCTCCACTACAGCCCCTTCAAGGCGGTTTGGGACTGGGTCATCCTGCTGCTGGTCATCTACACCGCCGTATTCACGCCGTACTCTGCCGCCTTTTTACTCAACGAAGTGGAAGATGATCGGAGAACCTGCGGCTACACCTGTAACCCCCTCAACGTGGTGGACCTGGTGGTGGACATCATGTTCATCGTGGACATTATCATAAACTTCAGAACCACTTACGTCAATCACAACGACGAGGTGGTCAGCCATCCCGGGCGCATCGCCCAACACTACTTCAAGGGCTGGTTCCTCATCGATATTGTTGCTGCCATCCCCTTCGATCTGCTCATATTTCGCTCGGAatcagaggag CCGCAGACAACGACCTTGATAGGGTTGCTGAAAACTGCCCGCCTGCTGAGACTGGTCCGTGTGGCCCGCAAGTTGGACCGTTACTCAGAATACGGCGCcgccatcctcttcctcctcatgtgcACCTTCGCCCTCATCGCTCACTGGCTGGCGTGCATCTGGTACGCCATCGGCAACGTGGAGCGCACCAGCACGGCCCGCATCGGCGCCATGAAGATCGGCTGGCTGGACAACTTGGCCGAACAGATCGGCAAACAGTACAACGACACCGACTTGACCTCGGGGCCGTCCATCAAGGATAAATACGTCACAGCACTGTACTTCACCTTCAGCAGCTTGACCAGTGTGGGATTTGGAAACGTCTCTCCCAACACCAACCCCGAGAAGATCTTCTCCATCTGCGTCATGCTGATTGGCT CTCTGATGTACGCCAGCATCTTCGGCAACGTGTCGGCCATCATTCAGAGACTCTACTCTGGCACGGCCCGATACCACACCCAGATGCTGAGGGTCAAAGAGTTCATTCGTTTCCATCAGATCCCAGGAGGACTTCGCCAGAGACTGGAGGAGTATTTCCAACACGCCTGGTCGTACACCAACGGCATCGACATGAACGCG GTCCTGAAGGGGTTCCCCGAGTGCCTGCAGGCCGACATCTGCCTCCACCTCAACAGAACTCTGCTGCAGAATTGCAAGGCTTTCCGAGGCGCCAACAAGGGTTGCCTGAGAGCTCTGGCCATGAGGTTCAGGACCACCCACGCTCCCCCCGGGGACACCCTGGTCCACAGCGGCGACATCCTCACGGCGCTCTACTTCATCTCCAGAGGCTCTATAGAGATCCTGAGAGACGACGTGGTGGTGGCCATCCTGG GCAAGAACGACATCTTCGGCGAGTCCTTCAGTCTGTACGGGCGGCCGGGGAAGTCCAGCGCTGACGTCCGAGCTCTGACCTACTGCGACCTTCACAAGATCCTGCGAGACGACCTGCTGGAGGTTCTGGACATGTACCCGGACTTTGCTGAGAAGTTCTGGAGCAACTTGGAGGTCACGTTCAGCCTGAGAGAT GCAGACAAAACCAACCATCAAGACCCGGGCCGGGACTCGGACTGTGGCTACCGCCCGAGCCGGCGCCGCAGGAGTTCGCTGAGACGCCGCAACCGTCCAG ACGGCATGGACGACGAGGACTCGTACCCCGACCAGCCCTGCAAGACAGAGACCCACCCTCGGGGCTCTCACTGGGACGACCtgtgcagcagcggcagcgtcTGCTCGCAGTCCAGCGACGAGGACATGAGGCTGATGGAGAACAGCCGTGCTGAATTGTATCCACTAGGGGGCGACAGCAGAGACTACCCTCCAGCAGTGGTCAACCTGCTGCCTCATAGCAGTGGACCCTCGGCTGGGATGGGACCTCCTGTGGACCTTGGAGGTCCGCCGTACTCAG CAGCGGCTCCCGTCAGCATGTCAGGTCTCTACGGCTACTGGCCCGACCACCGCTCCAGCCAGTTCTCCGACAACCAGAGGTGCTCGTCCTCCGTCCGACCTGGTTTCCACCACCCGCCATGTATTGAGGACCGACCCAGCGAACttgagtccagactggagctgctgcagtcaCAGCTGAACCG CCTGGAGACCCGGATGACTGCAGACATCAAcgtgatcctgcagctgctgcagagacaGTTGACCCCGGTGCCTCCCGCCTACAGCGCCGTGTCTCCTTCCCCTCACCCGCCTCACCCCGCCACCCTGTACAACACGGGCGGCGCCGCCATCCACAGCGTCCCTCCCGTGCAGATCGACAGTCCCCCCCCACTGCTGCAG AGTCCTGGCTCCGATTTCAAGCACAAATCCAAAGAGTCCATGTCCAGTGGGATCCACCTCACCGCCGCCTCTGACGACACCATGTCCCTGTCCCCAGAGTCGGACCCTCCCCGCCTCCCGACCGTGAACCTGGTGCCTCCCCCTCAGGTGTCAGGGACTGAAGAGAACCTGGGACTGATGAACGGCAGCCAGCGGTTCCCCTCGCTGCCTGAGAACCTGGAGTGCTCGGCCGGTGTGCTGGAGATCCAGAGGCACGTCTCTGACCCGGTGCTGCCGGGCAGCTAG
- the dcaf7 gene encoding DDB1- and CUL4-associated factor 7, with protein MSLHGKRKEIYKYEAPWTVYAMNWSVRPDKRFRLALGSFVEEYNNKVQLVGLEEESSEFVCRNTFDHPYPTTKIMWIPDTKGVYPDLLATSGDYLRIWRVSDTETRLECLLNNNKNSDFCAPLTSFDWNEVDPNLLGTSSIDTTCTIWGLETGQIVGRVNLVSGHVKTQLIAHDKEVYDIAFSRAGGGRDMFASVGADGSVRMFDLRHLEHSTIIYEDPQHHPLLRLCWNKQDPNYLATMAMDGMEVVILDVRVPCTPVARLNNHRACVNGIAWAPHSSCHICTAADDHQALIWDIQQMPRAIEDPILAYTAEGEINNVQWASTQPDWIAICYNNCLEILRV; from the exons ATGTCGCTCCACGGCAAGAGGAAAGAGATCTACAAGTACGAGGCTCCATGGACCGTTTACGCCATGAACTGGAGCGTCCGCCCGGACAAGCGCTTCCGACTGGCCCTGGGGAGTTTTGTGGAGGAATATAACAACAAG GTTCAGCTGGTGGGCCTGGAGGAGGAAAGCTCAGAGTTCGTCTGCAGGAACACCTTCGACCACCCCTACCCCACCACCAAGATCATGTGGATCCCTGACACCAAGGGGGTCTACCCCGACCTGCTGGCCACCAGCGGAGACTACCTGCGCATCTGGAGG GTCAGCGACACAGAAACCCGTCTGGAGTGTTTactgaacaacaacaagaacTCCGACTTCTGTGCTCCTCTCACCTCCTTCGACTGGAATGAAGTCGACCCCAACCTCCTCG GAACCTCCAGCATTGACACCACTTGCACCATCTGGGGCCTGGAGACGGGCCAGATTGTTGGCCGGGTCAATCTGGTGTCGGGTCACGTGAAGACGCAGCTGATCGCTCACGACAAAGAG GTGTATGACATCGCCTTCAGCCGGGCCGGCGGCGGCAGAGACATGTTTGCCTCGGTTGGCGCCGACGGTTCTGTTCGCATGTTCGACCTGCGTCACCTGGAGCACAGCACCATCATCTACGAGGACCCGCAGCACCACCCTCTGCTGCGACTCTGCTGGAACAAGCAGGACCCCAACTACCTGGCCACCATGGCCATGGATGGCATGGAG GTGGTGATCCTGGACGTCCGCGTCCCCTGCACGCCGGTGGCCCGGCTCAACAATCACCGCGCCTGTGTCAACGGCATCGCCTGGGCTCCTCACTCCTCCTGTCACATCTGCACAGCAG CCGACGACCACCAGGCCCTGATCTGGGACATCCAGCAAATGCCCCGGGCCATCGAGGACCCCATCCTGGCCTACACCGCTGAGGGAGAGATCAACAACGTGCAGTGGGCGTCCACGCAGCCCGACTGGATCGCCATCTGCTACAATAACTGTCTGGAGATCCTGCGTGTCTGA
- the slc25a39 gene encoding probable mitochondrial glutathione transporter SLC25A39 has product MGDRATSGPSAAISPVQQMLASSTGALLTSIFVTPLDVVKIRLQAQQSPFHQALTSESAAWSSVIRPSRWKCFLYCNGLMDHIYVCQNSASCASWYKTQTQFSGTLDAFVKIARHEGLRSLWSGLPPTLMMAVPATVIYFTCYDLLRDFLKFGLGLQGSHVPLVAGAVARLGAVTVISPLELVRTKMQSRRLSYRELGVCIRTAVAQDGLLSLWRGWGPTVLRDVPFSAFYWFNYELMKARLCQHYQTQQASFSISFTSGAVSGAIAAVLTLPFDVVKTRRQIQLGEMDTLGVPLRKTASTWHIMKEICTDVGYRGLFAGFMPRVIKVAPACAVMISSYEFGKAFFQKMNLDRDRRRP; this is encoded by the exons ATGGGGGATCGAGCCACCTCAGGGCCCTCGGCCGCCATCTCTCCGGTGCAACAGATGTTGGCGTCCAGCACCGGAGCCCTCCTCACGTCCATTTTTG tgACGCCTCTGGATGTGGTCAAGATCAGACTGCAGGCTCAGCAGTCGCCCTTCCACCAAG CTCTAACATCTGAGTCTGCTGCATGGAGCAGCGTCATCCGCCCGTCCAGAT GGAAGTGCTTCCTCTACTGTAACGGACTGATGGATCACATCTACGTGTGTCAGAACAGCGCCAGCTGCGCCAGCTGGTACAAAACTCAGACCCAGTTCAGCGGCACACTG GACGCGTTTGTGAAAATCGCCCGGCACGAAGGCCTCCGGTCTCTGTGGAGTGGGCTGCCTCCCACTCT gatgaTGGCTGTTCCTGCCACCGTCATCTACTTCACCTGCTACGACCTGCTGCGGGACTTCCTCAAGTTTGGCCTGGGGCTCCAGGGGAGCCACGTGCCACTGGTTGCTGGAGCAGTAGCGAGAC TGGGAGCGGTGACGGTGATCAGCCCTCTGGAGCTGGTGCGCACCAAGATGCAGTCACGGCGCCTGTCGTACCGGGAGCTGGGGGTGTGCATCCGCACGGCCGTGGCTCAGGACGGACTGCTGTCCTTATGGAGGGGCTGGGGCCCCACCGTCCTGAGAGACGTCCCCTTCTCTG CCTTCTACTGGTTCAACTATGAGCTGATGAAAGCGCGCCTCTGTCAGCACTACCAGACGCAGCAAGCTAGCTTCAGCATCAGCTTCACCTCAGGAGCCGTGTCCGGAGCG ATCGCCGCTGTCCTCACGCTCCCATTCGACGTGGTGAAGACTCGCAGGCAGATCCAGCTGGGCGAAATGGACACTTTAGGAG TTCCCCTGAGGAAGACCGCGTCCACCTGGCACATCATGAAGGAGATCTGCACCGATGTGGGCTACCGAGGTCTCTTCGCAG GATTCATGCCGCGAGTCATCAAAGTCGCCCCAGCCTGCGCCGTCATGATCAGCTCCTACGAGTTCGGCAAAGCCTTCTTCCAGAAGATGAACCTGGACCGGGACCGGCGGCGGCCCTGA
- the rpl3 gene encoding 60S ribosomal protein L3, producing the protein MSHRKFSAPRHGSLGFLPRKRSRRHRGKAKSFPKDDPSKPVHLTAFLGYKAGMTHIVREVDRPGSKVNKKEVVEAVTIVETPPMIVVGVTGYVNTPRGLRSFKTIFAEHISDECKRRFYKNWYKSKKKAFTKYCKKWQDEEGKKQLEKDFAAMKKYCQVIRIITHTQMRLLPIRQKKAHLMEVQLNGGTISDKVDWAREKLEQSVPVSNVFVQDEMIDVIGITKGHGYKGVTSRWHTKKLPRKTHRGLRKVACIGAWHPARVAFSVARAGQKGYHHRTEINKKIYKIGQGYHQKDGKLVKNNASTEYDLSNKSINPLGGFVHYGEVTNDYVMVKGCVVGTKKRVLTLRKSLLVQTSRRALEKIDLKFIDTTSKFGHGRFQTVEEKKAFMGPLKKDRIAKEETA; encoded by the exons ATG TCCCACCGTAAGTTTTCGGCTCCGCGCCACGGATCCCTTGGCTTCCTGCCCCGCAAGAGGAGTCGTCGTCACCGTGGCAAGGCCAAGAGCTTCCCCAAGGATGACCCCAGCAAGCCCGTGCACCTGACCGCCTTCCTGGGCTACAAGGCCGGCATGACCCACATCGTGCGTGAGGTCGACAGACCCGGATCAA AGGTGAACAagaaggaggtggtggaggctgTGACCATCGTGGAGACTCCCCCCATGATTGTGGTCGGCGTGACTGGTTACGTCAACACCCCCCGCGGCCTTCGCTCCTTCAAGACCATCTTCGCCGAGCACATCAGTGACGAGTGCAAGCGTCGCTTCTACAAGAACTG GTACAAGTCCAAGAAGAAGGCCTTCACCAAGTACTGCAAGAAGTGGCAGGATGAGGAGGGAaagaagcagctggagaaggaCTTTGCTGCCATGAAGAAGTACTGCCAAGTCATCCGCATCATCACCCACACTCAG ATGCGTCTGCTGCCCATCAGACAGAAGAAGGCTCACCTCATGGAGGTCCAGCTGAATGGCGGCACCATCTCTGACAAGGTGGACTGGGCCCGCGAGAAGCTGGAGCAGTCCGTCCCCGTCAGCAACGTCTTCGTTCAGGACGAGATGATCGACGTCATCGGGATCACCAAGGGTCACGGCTACAAAG GCGTCACCAGCCGCTGGCACACCAAGAAGCTTCCTCGCAAGACTCATCGTGGTCTCCGCAAGGTGGCGTGTATCGGGGCGTGGCATCCCGCCCGCGTGGCCTTCTCCGTGGCCCGTGCTGGTCAGAAGGGCTACCACCACCGCACAGAGATCAACAAGAAG ATCTACAAGATCGGTCAGGGCTACCACCAGAAGGACGGCAAGCTGGTGAAAAACAACGCCTCCACAGAGTACGACCTGTCCAACAAGAGCATCAACCCCCTG GGAGGCTTTGTCCACTACGGTGAGGTGACCAATGACTATGTGATGGTGAAGGGCTGTGTTGTCGGGACCAAGAAGAGGGTGCTGACCCTGCGCAAG tCTCTGCTGGTGCAGACCAGCCGTCGTGCCCTGGAGAAGATCGACCTCAAGTTCATCGACACAACCTCAAAGTTTGGTCACGGTCGCTTCCAgacggtggaggagaagaaggcctTCATG GGTCCACTCAAGAAGGATCGCATCGCCAAGGAGGAGACGGCCTGA